CCAGGGAGGGGCCAACGCGGGGCACACGGTCATCGCGGGGGGAGAGAAGCACGTCTTCCACCTGCTTCCCTCGGGGATGCTCTACCCGGGGAAGACCTGCGTCATCGGCGGCGGCGTGGTGGTGGACCCCGCCCAGCTCCTGACGGAGCTGCGGGAGCTTCAGGAGAAGGGGCGTGATCGCGCCCGGCTGGTGGTGAGCCGCACCTCCCACGTGGTGATGCCCTACCACAAGATCCTGGACACCCTGGGGGAGAGGGAGAGGAGTTCCTGCCAGAAAATCGGCACCACCCACCGGGGCATCGGTCCCTGCTACGTGGACAAGTTCAACCGCGTGGGCATCCGCATGGAGGACCTGCTCTTCCCCCAGACCCTGAGGGAGAAGCTGGCTTTCAACCTGGAGATGAAGAACCTGCTGCTCACCCGGATCTACGGGGAGAAACCCCTGGCTCTGGACGAGCTCTACAACCAGGCCCTTGCCTGGGGGGGCGAGCTGGCTCCGTTCCTGGGTGATGGTGCCCTGGAGGTCAACCGGGCCCTGGACGAGGGACGGGGGGTCCTCTTCGAGGGGGCCCAGGGCACCCTGCTGGATGTGGACTTCGGCACCTATCCCTACGTCACCAGCTCCAGCCCCACCGCGGGGGGAGCCTGCACGGGCGTCGGGGTGGGACCCACCCGGATCGACCGGGTCCTCGGGGTGGCCAAGGCCTACTGCACCCGGGTGGGGGAGGGCCCCTTCCCCACGGAGCTTCTGGACGATCTGGGGCAGCAGCTTCGGGATCGGGGGGGAGAGTACGGCGCCACCACCGGTCGGCCCCGACGTTGCGGCTGGCTGGACCTGGTGGCTCTCCGCTACGCCGTCATGGTGAACGGCCTCGGAGGCCTGGCGGTCACCAAGCTGGACGTGCTCACGGGGATCGACCCCCTGAAGGTGGCGGTGGGCTACCGGATCGACGGACAAGAGGTCCAGCACTTCCCCTCCGACCCGCAGCTCCTTCAGAACGCCGAGCCGGTATACCGGGAGCTGAAGGGGTGGACCGAGCCGCTGGAGGAGTGCCGCCGTCCCGAGGATCTGCCCCGAGCGGCCCGGGACTACCTGAAGTTCATGGAGGAGTTCTGCGGGGCCCCGGCCGTCCTGGTGGGGGTGGGACCCGCCCGGGAAGCCACCATCCTGCAGGGACTCTAGAGGGAGGGTTCCCCTCCCTTGCTGCCCGTGGAGATCCGCTTCTGCCGCCCGGAGGACCAGGCGGCCTTGGTGGAGATCGAGGCCCAGGGACAACCTTTCCCCTGGGCCTCCGGGGTTTTTGCGCAGGACCTCCGCGGAGAGGGGGGCGTCTTCTACCTGGGTGCCCAGGCCCCCAAGGGGGTTCTCTGCGGGTTTGCGGTGGGGCGGGTGGAGCGGGGCGACCTGCTCCTCCTGAACCTGGGGGTCCACCTGCGGTACCGGCGTCAGGGAGTGGGCCTTCAGCTTCTGGCTGCTCTGGGGGAGACGGGGACGTATCTGGGGTGCCACCGGTTGCGCCTCCACGTCCGGTTTTCCAACGAGGGAGCCCGGCAGTTCTACGGTGACCTGGGCTTCCGGCGCCTCCTCCGGATCCCGGCGTACTACGAGGATGGAGAGGACGCGGAGGAGTGGGTGGGGGCGCTTCCCCTTTCCCTGGTCCGCCCCGAAGCCTCTGCGGCAGCCTCGGGCTCCGAGGAGGGCTGACGGATGCCCATCCAGCCGAATCCCCGTCCCTGGCAGGTGCTGGCGGCGGACCTGGCCCTCCTGGTGGTGGCGGCGGTGTGGGGGGCGGGGTACCCCGTCTCGGCCCTGGCCATCCGATCCATCACCCCCCTTTGGCTTCTGGGAATCCGCTTCGCCATCGCCGGAACCGCCATGGTGGTGCTCTTCCGCCGCCACCTTCGGGGATTCGACTGGAGGGGAGCCATCCCCGTCTACGCCCTCTCCCTCGTCATGGCCCTTTCCTACCTCCTCCACATCTACGCCCTTACCCTGAGCACCGCGGCCAAACAGTCCTTCATCGCCGGGACCAGCGTGGCCATGGTTCCCTTCGTCTCCGCAGCCTTCCATCGCTGTTGGCCCAGCCGCGTTGCCCTGGCCGGGTCCCTGGTGACCTCTCTGGGGCTCTCGGTCCTGGCCTTCACCCCCGGCATGGCCTTCAACGGAGGGGACGTCCTCTCCCTCCTGATGGCGGTGACCATTGCCCTCCACGTGGTGCTTTGCGCCGCCTGCATCCGCAAGCACGACGCCCTGGCGGTGGCGACGATCCAGATCCTCTGCGGGGGGATGGTCTTTCTCCTGGGGGCGGTGCTGCTGGAGCCCCTGCCGGACTTTCGCTTCACCCCGGGCCTCTGGCGGAGCATCCTCTTCCTAGCCCTCCTCGCCACGGTGTTCCCCTTCGGGGTCCAATGTGTGGCCCTTCGGTACACCCACGAGGTCCACGCGGGGATCCTCCTGGCCCTGGAGAGTCCCTTCGGCTACGGGGTGGCCATCCTCATGGGGCAGGAGCGGCTTCGGGGACAGGGACTGGTGGCGGGGGCCATCCTCCTGGCGGGGGTGCTGCTGGCAGAATCGGAGCTCTGGAGGGGACCCTCCCGGGAGAGGACGGAACCCGAGGAGGCGGAAGAAGCGGCGGAGGAAGCGGGATGAGGGGCCTTGCCGTTTCCGGACAGTCCCAGGGGGTCGCACCGAAAGGGGCGACCCCCGTTTGGTGCGGGAGGACAGGGGGCGGCATCGGGAGCCTCCGGTTCGGCCCTGCACCGGCGGGCAAGGACAGAGGTTCTTAGAGGTTTCCGACTCTCCCCTCGTCGCAGGGTTCGGTGGAGGGGGTTTTTCGGTCGGCTTCTCCCCTTCGGCTGGTCGTTCCTGGCTCTTTGAACCACTCCTCCCGGAGGATCCCGCAGACAACGATATCCTCGTAGATGCCGTTCTTCTTCACGTGTCGGCGCAGCACCCCTTCCCGGATCATCCCCAGCTTCTCCAGGACCCTCCCGGAGGCGGGATTGCGAGGGAAGAAGCAGGCATGGATCTTTTGGAGATGCAGCGTCCCGAAGCCGAAGGCCAGGACGGCACGCCCCGCCTCGGAACAGTATCCCTGCCCCCAGCCGGGCTTGCCGACCCAGTACCCCAGCTCGGCCCGATCGGCCCCCCCTTCGATCACCAGACCGATGGCTCCCACCAGTTCCCGGTTCGTCTTCCGGGTGATGGCGAAGTTCGCCTGTTCTCCCGATTCGAACAACCTCTCGTGGGTGCCGATCCATTCCTCCGCCATCCCGTTCTCGTAAGGATGGGGGATGCGAAGGGTCGTGTCCGCGATGGCCGCGTCTCCCGCCAGCGCCTGCACGGATCGGGCGTCGGAAAGGGCGAAGGGACGAAGGAGCAGCCGGGGAGTCTCCAGAACGGGTAGGCGGCTCACCGGATCGTCACCGAGCCCTGCGGGGTTCCCCCCCGGGAGTAGACCAGTACCAGGGAGGCCTCCTCCGCGGCCTTGTTGGCCAGATAGGACCTCAGGGCCGCCGTGTCCATCTCCTTCGTGCTTCGACCGTTGACCTCCAGAAGCACGTCCCGCTCCACGAGCCCCGCATCGGCTGCCTTGCTGCCCGCCTCCACGGAAGAGATGGCCACGTACCCGTCGGGGTTCCTGTCCCCCAGGACGATTCCCAGGGACTTCTTCCGCACGTTCCCCGAATCGGGAAGCTGGTTGACCGCCTCGTTGACGACCTGATCGATCGGCGTCCCGTCCAGCTTGTTGCGGATTTCCTGGATGAGGGGGATCAGGTGGTCGATGGACCGCTGCCGGGTCACCTGCCCCTGAAGGAGTTCCAGCTCGCTGACCAGGAGGCGCACGTTGCCGTCCCGCTGCAGCATGTTGAACTTCACCTTGCAGAGCTGCGTGGGAAGCCAGAAGCCGTCCCCGAAGTTCTTGGCCACCACCACCTTGTACGGGTCCACCTCGTCGACGGTGAAGTTCTTTCCCGTCATGACCTCCAGGATCATGTCCTGGACCTTCCCGGTGTCGGTCTCCCGGATGGTGGTGGTGAAGAGGGTGGCTCCCCAACATGCGGGGGCCAGGGAAAGCAGAAACAGGGAAACCAGCAGGATGCGGCGCAAGGGAATTCCTCCTAACGGATCCAGGTTGGGATGGGGTACAGGGAAAACCCTACCACCGGACCAGCGAGGTTTCATGAAACCGGCGGTGTTTTTCGGGGGGCTACAGGGCGTTTACGTACGGGGAGCGTGGTTTGGGAGGAGGAGTTCTGAGAGCTTGCGAGATCCGGGGGCACGGGCAAAAAAAGGGCCGCACCCGAAGGCGCGGCCCGATCCTTTTGGTGGGCGACACAGGGTTCGAACCTGTGACCCCTGCCGTGTGAAGGCAGTGCTCTCCCGCTGAGCTAGTCGCCCGAAGCCTTGCAACATCGGGAATTATACGATGGAGGGGCGACTCGCGCAACCCCCTTTGGAGGTCATTTCGTGGATTTTACGCTGTAGCTCTTGCTGCCCCAGGATTTTCCCTTCACCGGGGTTCCCTCCAGGAGCTGGACGAATCGGTCCAGGCACTGGGGACACCTCACGACGGTTTCCTTGTCTTCCACCTCAAACTCGTGCTTGCAGCTGATGCAGCGAAATCGACGCACCTTTTCTCCACCCCCCTCTTCGTGCGGCCCTTGAGGGGCCGGAAATCCTTAACGAATCGAGTATAGCCCACCGTCGGGGTTCGATCCAGGGGGATCAGGACAAGAGGCTGGAGAGAGCTGCGGCGAAGAGGAGCCCCGGGAGGAGGTTCAGGACCCGGAAACGGCGGATCTCCAGCAAGGAAAGGCCCAATCCCAGGAGGAGGATGCCCCCCACTGCGGACATCTCGTCGATCACCGGCTGGGAGAGGAGGGACTGGAACGCTCGGGCCCCCAGGGTGAGGCCTCCCTGAAAGAGGAGGAGGGGGACCGACGCCGCCACCACCCCGGGGCCCAAGGACGCGGCCAGGGCCACGGAGGAGAAGCCGTCCAGCACCGTCTTGGCCAAAAGCAGGTTGGGGTACCCTCCCAGGCCCTCTTCGATGGCCCCCAGGATGGTCATGGAGCCGGTGCAGAAGAGCAGGAAGGCGGTGACGAAGCCCTGGACGAACCGGTCGTTCTCGCAGCGGAAGCGCTGCCGGAGCCCTTCTGCGAAGTTGTCGAGGCGCTTCTCCAGGTTCAGGGCCTCCCCGGTCAGGGCGCCCAGGACCAGGCTGAAGATCAGGACGAGGAAGTTCTGGGTCTTGGCGGCCATGTGGATGCCCAGAAAGAGGGTGAAGAGGCCGATGGCGTGGAAGGCCGTCTCCACGTGCCTCTGGGGGAGGCGGGAGCGCATGAGCAGGCCGAAGGAGCCTCCTGCCAGGACCGCCGCGGCGTTGGCGAGGCTGCCGAAGATGGGGATGTGCTGGATCCATTCGTTCAAGGGGATTCCTCCTGTTCCGGTTTCCGATCAGAAAAGGCGATACACGTGCGTCAGGGTGAAGTAGAAGCCCACCCCCAGGAAGGCGACCCCCGTGAGGTGGCGCAGCAGGGTCTCCAGGGGGTCGATGCGCCGGAGGCGCCGGGAGATGACCTGGGTTCCCGCGGAAAGCCCCCATCCCGCCAGGGCCACGGGGAGGGCGGCTCCCAGGCCGAAAAGCCCCGGGAGGAGGAGGGAGGACCCTTCCCGGGCCGCCAGGGGCAGCAGTCCGCCGAAGAACAGGGCCGCCGTCTCCGGGCAGGGGAGCAGGGACAGGAGCACCCCCAGGAGGAAGGCCCCCGGGCCGTTTGGGGGGATCCTCTCCGCCAGGGCCTTCTTGAGGCTCCCCCCCGTGTGGGGGGTGAGCCACTCCAGCAGGAGGGCTCCTACCACCAGAAACAGGGGGCCCGCCGCTTTGGCCAGGATCCGCAGGACGTTCCGGTAGAGGTCCGGGGCGTCCAGGAGCCCTCCCACCAGCAGGGCCCCCAGGAGGAGGTGGGTCAGGAACCGCCCCGCCCCGTAGGCGCCTCCCTGGATCAGGGCTTCCCGGGGGTTTCCCGGCCGGATCACGCAGGACAGGGCCGCCACGTTGGAGGCCAGGGGACAGGGGCTCAGGGTGGCCAGGATCCCCAGCCACAGGGCGGTGAAGGCGGCCAGGATCATGGGGCCACCGCCTCTTTCAGGAAGGGCGCCAGGGCCTGGAGGAAGAAGGGACGGAACGCCTCGGGCCGGTCGGCCAAGCGATAGGCCTCCTCTAGGTTGCGGAACCGGATCTCCCGGCCATTTCGCACCAGGGAGACCACCAGGGTGGTGCCGAAGAGGCCGTAGGTTTCAATGTAACGCTCGTTTTCCGGCTCTTCCAGGGAGAGCTTGCGGAAGGACAGGCGCCCTGCGGCCACGTCCCCCGAGAGGGGGCCTTCGAGGGCCTCCTGGGCGTTCCTTTCCAGGTCGTCGCAGACGGGACAGTAGCCCCCGCCCCGGAAGAGGATCACCTCCACCCGGGTTCCAGATTCCTCGGGGGGAAGGGGGTGGGGCCGCGTCTCATTCTGGAGGTCCCGGAGGGCGTAGCCCAGGCTGAAGGCCGCGAAGAGAAGGACGCAGAGCCCCGCAAAACGCTTCATGCTCCTGCCTCCTTTGGGGAGCCTCCCCGGCGGGCGCAGGGACGGGGATGCTTGAAATGGTTGGGTCCGGGCATTATAAACGGAGTGCGTTTGCGGCAGCAAGCCGCGCCGAGGCCTTGGGCCGGATGTTGGACGGGAGGTTGGGGAAGGGATATGGCGAAACCGTGGTGGCGTGAGGCTCTGGAGACGATCCTTTGGGCACTGGTGCTGGCATTGGTGCTGCGGACCTTCGTGGTGCAGGCGTTCTGGATTCCCAGCGGGTCCATGATCCCCACCCTGGACCCGGGGGACCGGGTGCTGGTGCTCAAGTTCTGGTACCACCTGCCTTCGGTGGACCCCAAGAGGGGGAACCTGGTGGTGTTCAAGTACCCCGTGGACCCGAGGCGGGACTTCGTGAAGCGGATCATCGGGCTCCCCGGGGAGACGGTGGAACTGCGGGAGGGCAAGGTCTACGTCAACGGGGTGCAGATCGACGAGCCCTACGTAGTGAACTCGGACACCTATACCATGGCGGCCACGGAGGTGCCCAAGGACAGCTACTTCTGCATGGGGGACAACCGCCCCAACTCCCAGGACAGCCGTTTCTGGGGCTTCGTGCCCCGGAACTTCCTCAAAGGGCCGGTGGTGTTCCGGTACTGGCCCCTGACGCGCATCGGCCTCCCTCGGTAGGGGGACATGGGGCGGACGGTGTGGTACCCCGGGCACATGGCCCGGGGCAGAAGACAGCTCGAAGCGCTTCTGGGGTCTCTGGACCTCCTTCTGGAGGTCCGGGACGCCCGGGCGCCCCGGCTCACCGCCTCCCCCCTCCTGGAGGAGCAGGGACGGTTGGAGACCTGGATCGTCCTCACCAAGGCGGACCTGGCGGAGGAGGAGGTCACGAGGCGCTGGGTGGACCACTTCCGGCGGTCCGGCCGCACGGCCTGGGCGGTGGACGCCCGCAAGCCCCTGCCCGTCCCTTTCCGCAAGGCTCTGCAGCAGCGTCGCCCGGACTTCCGGGAGCTGCGCCTGGCGGTGGTGGGGGTGCCCAACGTGGGCAAGTCCCTCCTCCTGAACCGCCTCATCGGCAAGAAGTCCGCCCTGGTGGGGGGCATCCCCGGGGTGACCCGGGGGGTTTCCTGGTTTCGGGGAGAGGGGCTTCTGGTGGTGGACTCCCCCGGCGTCCTGGACCCCAAGTCCGATGCGGGGGCGCACCGCCGTCTGGCGTGGCTCAACGCCACCAAGGGGCAGGTGATCGGCACCCCTCAGGACCTGGCCATGGACTGCATCGCCCACCTGGAGGAACAAGGAGAATGGGGGCGCATCGCCTCGGTCTGGAACCTCTCTCGGGAGTCCCAGAGCCCGGAGGAACGCCTGGAGGGAGTGGGGCGTCGGCTGGGACGACTCCTTCCCGGCGGTGTGGTGGACCTGGACGGGGCCGGAAGGGCCTTTCTGGAGGCCCTCGGCACGGGCAAGCTGGGGCGATGGAGCCTGGAAGTTCCTCCCGCGTCCCGGGAGAAGGAGGGATCCTCGTGATCGTGGCCGGAACGGACGAGGCAGGCAGGGGACCCCTGGCAGGTCCCGTGGTGGCCGCGGCGGCGGTGCTCACCCCGGACCAGCGCCGTCGCCTGATGCAGCGAGGGCTGGGGGATTCCAAAGCCCTGACGCCCCGAAGGCGGGAGAGCCTCTTCGCCCTCATGGAGGAACTGGGGGTGCTCTGGCGGGCCCAGGCCGCCTCGGCGGCCCGCATCGACGGAACGAACATCCTGGCGGCGTCCCTCTGGGCCATGGGAAGGGCTACGGTGGCCCTGGATCCCCCGCCGGACCTGGTGGTGGTGGACGGCAATGCCCGGATCCCCGGGCTTTCCCTGCCCCAACGGTGTCTTCCCGGGGGGGATGCCCTGGTCCCCGCGGTGATGGCCGCCTCTGTGGTGGCCAAGGTCCTCCGGGACCGGGCCATGGAATCCCTGGACCGGCTCTATCCGGGATACGGTTTCGCGAAGCACAAGGGCTACCCCACGGCGGAACACCGCCGTGCCCTGGAGCGCCTCGGTCCTTCGCCGGTGCACCGGGCCACCTTCCGCTGGAGGCCCGCGCCGTGAGCCCCGGGGTGGGAGGAATCCAGGGGGGGAACATCGATCCCCGAGCGCAGGGAGTCCTCCTCCCCTCGGAGGAAGTCTCCCAGGTCAGTCGTCCCTCCACGGCGCGCATCCCAAGCGGGGCGGTGGTGGAAGGGCTGGTGCTTTCCCAGGAGGAGGGGCTCTACCAGGTCCGGGTGGGCAACCAGACCTTCTCCGCCCGCTCCTCCCTGCCCCTTTTCGTGGGCCAGCGGTTCCGGGCGGTGTGGGACGCCTCCGGCGACGTGCCGGTGCTGCGTCTCCAGGCCTCGGACCTGGCCCTCCTCTCCCGCTTTCCCGCCAAGGAACAGCCCGTGGCCCTGGCCCTCCTCCTGCGGGGGCTTCCCGCCACGGACGACGTGCTGGTCCCCCTGAGACAGGCCTGGATCCGCCTGGGGGGCAAACCCGAGACCCTCTCCGCCCTGGTGGAGCTGTGGGCCCGGGGACTTCCCCTCAGCGATCCCCAGGCCTCCCAGCTTTCCTGGTACCTCCAGCTCAACCCCGCTCAGGTGGGGGACCTGTGGAAGCAGGTTCGGGAGCGCCTCCGCAAGGCGGGGGCGGATGCCACCCCTCAGGAGTGGAGCCGGGAACTCAAGGCAGCCCGGGAGGGAAACGACGACGTGGCCCGGTTCCTCCAGGCCCATTCCGTGGCCTCCCGTCCCGCCCGCCCGGGGGTGGACCCGGGAGCCCTCCTGGCCCCCATGTGGTGGCCCCTGGACGACCGGGAGGACCCCGCCCTGGCCCGGGTGGCCACGGCGAGGGAGGAGCAGGGGGGGCGAAGGATCTGGCGGGTCTCCTTCGAGACCCAGGGCAACCGTCTGGGAACGGTCCAGGGGGAGCTGGTGACCAACGGGCGCTCCCTCACGGTGGACCTGGGGGTGGGGGCTCCCTCGGTGGCCCGGACGGTGCGGCAGCATCTCCCGGAGCTGGAGGAGGCCCTCAAGGCGGTTCCCCTGGGGTTGCAGCACCTGGGGGTCTCCGTGGTCCGCCGGAGGGAAAGCTCTCTCCAGCGGGGCGTGGACATGGAGGCGTAGCCGTGGCCCGCAAGCATCGCATCCCCGAGGCGGCGGCTCTGCGGTACGAGGAGGGGCACGAGTCCGCCCCGGTGGTGGTGGCCTCCGGCAAGGGGGTCCTGGCGGAGCGGATCGTGGAGATCGCCCGGGAGGCGCAGATCCCGGTGGTGGAGGACGCGGCCCTGGTGAGCGCCCTCCTGGCGTTGGAGCTGGGGGAGGAGATCCCCCCGGAACTCTACCAGGCGGTGGCCCGGGTCCTGGTGTTCGTCTACGACCTGGACCGCAAGTCCGAGGTCCTGAAGCGGTGACCCCCCGGGAGCTGGGGTGCCTGGGGGAGGATCTGGCGGCGAAGCATCTGGCGGCCCTGGGGTGGGCCGTCCTGGAGCGGAACGTGCGTCTTCCCGGGGGGGAGATCGACCTGGTGGCCCGGGAGGGGGACGAACTGGTGCTGGTGGAGGTGCGGACCCGTTCCGAGAGCCGCCTCCAGGAGGCCTCGGACACCGTGGGGCCGGAGAAGCTCCGCCGCCTGGTGCGGGCGGGGCGGAACTACGTGGCCCGGCGGCGCTACGACGGGTTCTGGCGCATCGACCTGCTCGCCCTGGACCGAACCGGGTCGGGCTGGTCCGTGCACCACCACCGGGACATCACCGGGGGGAGGTACGACGGGTGACGGGAGTCCGGGGGGTGACCCTCCGCGGGGTGGAGGCGGTGCCCGTGGAGGTGGAGGTGGAAATCACCGGGGGTCTCTTCTCCATCACCGTGGTGGGGCTGCCCGACGCGGCGGTGAAGGAGGCCCGGGAGCGGGTCCGGGCGGCGCTGCGCAGCCTGGGGGTGCTCCTTCGGGGGCGGGTGGCGGTGAACCTGGCTCCGGCGGACCTGCCCAAGGAAGGAGCGCTCCTGGACGTACCCATGGCGGTGGGGCTTCTGGCCGCTGTGGGGTCCCTGCCCCGTCGTCCCGAGGGGATCTTCCTGGGGGAACTGGCCCTGGACGGCCGCCTTCGTCGGGTTCGGGGAGCGGTGCCCGCGGCCCTGTTGGCCCGGGACCTGGGGGTGCCCCTGTTCCTTCCCCCGGAGAACGTGCCGGAGGCCGCCTGGGTGAAGGGGGCGACCCTCCTGGCTCCCCCCACCCTCCCGGATCTCCTGGGGCACCTGCGGGGCGAATCCCTCCTGCCCCCGGTCCCCCACGGGGACGTGGACGAGGCCCCCTGGGTCCCGGACCCGGACCTGAGGGACATCAAGGGGCAGACCGGGGCGAAGCGGGCCCTGGAGATCGCCGCGGCGGGGCACCACAACCTGCTCCTCACCGGCTCCCCGGGCTCCGGGAAGACCCTCCTGGCCCGGGCCCTCCGGGGCATCCTGCCCCCCCTGGGGGACGAGGAGCTTACGGAGGTGCTGGCGGTGCGGAGCACCGCGGGGGAGGAGGGGCCCCCCTCCCGCCTGCGTCCCTTCCGGCCCGTGCACCCCACCGCCAGCGTGGTGGCCCTCTGCGGGGGCGGTTCGGGGCTGCGCCCGGGGGAGGTGACTCTGGCCCATCGGGGGGTCCTGTTTCTGGACGAGTTCCCGGAATTCCACCGGGACGCCCTGGAGGCCCTCCGGGCTCCCCTGGAGGACGGGCGGATCCGGGTCAGCCGGGCCACGGGGACGGTGAGCTACCCCGCCCGGGTGCTGTTGGCCTGCGCCTGCAACCCCTGTCCCTGCGGCTACCGGGGAGACCCGAGCCGCCCCTGCACCTGTTCCCCCTCGGAGATCCACCGCTACCAGCGCCGACTCTCCGGTCCCATCCTGGACCGCATCGACCTGCACGTCCCGGTGCCCCGCCTTTCCCCGGCGGAGCTGGTGCAGATGGAGGACCGGGGAGGGGAGGACAGCGCCGCGGTGCGCCGTCGGGTGGAACAGGCCCGTCAAGTCCAGCGGGAGCGCTGGGCCGCCCAGGGGGTGCAGTGCAACGCGGAGCTTCCGGAGCGGCTGGTGCGTCGGGGGCTGAACCTGGACCCGGAGGTGCGTCCCTTCCTGACGGAAACTCTGGGACGGCTGCGCCTCACCGGTCGGGGGCTGAGCCGGATCCTCAAGGTGGCCCGCACGGTGGCGGACCTGGAGGGGACCTCCGCCGTCGGGGTGTCTCA
The sequence above is drawn from the Aminomonas paucivorans DSM 12260 genome and encodes:
- a CDS encoding adenylosuccinate synthase: MKRKAEVIIGAQWGDEGKGRVVDALAERVDLVVRYQGGANAGHTVIAGGEKHVFHLLPSGMLYPGKTCVIGGGVVVDPAQLLTELRELQEKGRDRARLVVSRTSHVVMPYHKILDTLGERERSSCQKIGTTHRGIGPCYVDKFNRVGIRMEDLLFPQTLREKLAFNLEMKNLLLTRIYGEKPLALDELYNQALAWGGELAPFLGDGALEVNRALDEGRGVLFEGAQGTLLDVDFGTYPYVTSSSPTAGGACTGVGVGPTRIDRVLGVAKAYCTRVGEGPFPTELLDDLGQQLRDRGGEYGATTGRPRRCGWLDLVALRYAVMVNGLGGLAVTKLDVLTGIDPLKVAVGYRIDGQEVQHFPSDPQLLQNAEPVYRELKGWTEPLEECRRPEDLPRAARDYLKFMEEFCGAPAVLVGVGPAREATILQGL
- a CDS encoding GNAT family N-acetyltransferase, which translates into the protein MEIRFCRPEDQAALVEIEAQGQPFPWASGVFAQDLRGEGGVFYLGAQAPKGVLCGFAVGRVERGDLLLLNLGVHLRYRRQGVGLQLLAALGETGTYLGCHRLRLHVRFSNEGARQFYGDLGFRRLLRIPAYYEDGEDAEEWVGALPLSLVRPEASAAASGSEEG
- a CDS encoding DMT family transporter — protein: MPIQPNPRPWQVLAADLALLVVAAVWGAGYPVSALAIRSITPLWLLGIRFAIAGTAMVVLFRRHLRGFDWRGAIPVYALSLVMALSYLLHIYALTLSTAAKQSFIAGTSVAMVPFVSAAFHRCWPSRVALAGSLVTSLGLSVLAFTPGMAFNGGDVLSLLMAVTIALHVVLCAACIRKHDALAVATIQILCGGMVFLLGAVLLEPLPDFRFTPGLWRSILFLALLATVFPFGVQCVALRYTHEVHAGILLALESPFGYGVAILMGQERLRGQGLVAGAILLAGVLLAESELWRGPSRERTEPEEAEEAAEEAG
- a CDS encoding GNAT family N-acetyltransferase; this encodes MSRLPVLETPRLLLRPFALSDARSVQALAGDAAIADTTLRIPHPYENGMAEEWIGTHERLFESGEQANFAITRKTNRELVGAIGLVIEGGADRAELGYWVGKPGWGQGYCSEAGRAVLAFGFGTLHLQKIHACFFPRNPASGRVLEKLGMIREGVLRRHVKKNGIYEDIVVCGILREEWFKEPGTTSRRGEADRKTPSTEPCDEGRVGNL
- a CDS encoding PDZ domain-containing protein, translating into MRRILLVSLFLLSLAPACWGATLFTTTIRETDTGKVQDMILEVMTGKNFTVDEVDPYKVVVAKNFGDGFWLPTQLCKVKFNMLQRDGNVRLLVSELELLQGQVTRQRSIDHLIPLIQEIRNKLDGTPIDQVVNEAVNQLPDSGNVRKKSLGIVLGDRNPDGYVAISSVEAGSKAADAGLVERDVLLEVNGRSTKEMDTAALRSYLANKAAEEASLVLVYSRGGTPQGSVTIR
- a CDS encoding DUF554 domain-containing protein — encoded protein: MNEWIQHIPIFGSLANAAAVLAGGSFGLLMRSRLPQRHVETAFHAIGLFTLFLGIHMAAKTQNFLVLIFSLVLGALTGEALNLEKRLDNFAEGLRQRFRCENDRFVQGFVTAFLLFCTGSMTILGAIEEGLGGYPNLLLAKTVLDGFSSVALAASLGPGVVAASVPLLLFQGGLTLGARAFQSLLSQPVIDEMSAVGGILLLGLGLSLLEIRRFRVLNLLPGLLFAAALSSLLS
- a CDS encoding urease accessory protein UreH domain-containing protein, with the translated sequence MILAAFTALWLGILATLSPCPLASNVAALSCVIRPGNPREALIQGGAYGAGRFLTHLLLGALLVGGLLDAPDLYRNVLRILAKAAGPLFLVVGALLLEWLTPHTGGSLKKALAERIPPNGPGAFLLGVLLSLLPCPETAALFFGGLLPLAAREGSSLLLPGLFGLGAALPVALAGWGLSAGTQVISRRLRRIDPLETLLRHLTGVAFLGVGFYFTLTHVYRLF
- a CDS encoding nitrophenyl compound nitroreductase subunit ArsF family protein; translated protein: MKRFAGLCVLLFAAFSLGYALRDLQNETRPHPLPPEESGTRVEVILFRGGGYCPVCDDLERNAQEALEGPLSGDVAAGRLSFRKLSLEEPENERYIETYGLFGTTLVVSLVRNGREIRFRNLEEAYRLADRPEAFRPFFLQALAPFLKEAVAP
- the lepB gene encoding signal peptidase I, whose amino-acid sequence is MAKPWWREALETILWALVLALVLRTFVVQAFWIPSGSMIPTLDPGDRVLVLKFWYHLPSVDPKRGNLVVFKYPVDPRRDFVKRIIGLPGETVELREGKVYVNGVQIDEPYVVNSDTYTMAATEVPKDSYFCMGDNRPNSQDSRFWGFVPRNFLKGPVVFRYWPLTRIGLPR
- a CDS encoding YlqF/YawG family GTPase, which produces MGRTVWYPGHMARGRRQLEALLGSLDLLLEVRDARAPRLTASPLLEEQGRLETWIVLTKADLAEEEVTRRWVDHFRRSGRTAWAVDARKPLPVPFRKALQQRRPDFRELRLAVVGVPNVGKSLLLNRLIGKKSALVGGIPGVTRGVSWFRGEGLLVVDSPGVLDPKSDAGAHRRLAWLNATKGQVIGTPQDLAMDCIAHLEEQGEWGRIASVWNLSRESQSPEERLEGVGRRLGRLLPGGVVDLDGAGRAFLEALGTGKLGRWSLEVPPASREKEGSS
- a CDS encoding ribonuclease HII — protein: MIVAGTDEAGRGPLAGPVVAAAAVLTPDQRRRLMQRGLGDSKALTPRRRESLFALMEELGVLWRAQAASAARIDGTNILAASLWAMGRATVALDPPPDLVVVDGNARIPGLSLPQRCLPGGDALVPAVMAASVVAKVLRDRAMESLDRLYPGYGFAKHKGYPTAEHRRALERLGPSPVHRATFRWRPAP
- a CDS encoding flagellar hook-length control protein FliK; the encoded protein is MSPGVGGIQGGNIDPRAQGVLLPSEEVSQVSRPSTARIPSGAVVEGLVLSQEEGLYQVRVGNQTFSARSSLPLFVGQRFRAVWDASGDVPVLRLQASDLALLSRFPAKEQPVALALLLRGLPATDDVLVPLRQAWIRLGGKPETLSALVELWARGLPLSDPQASQLSWYLQLNPAQVGDLWKQVRERLRKAGADATPQEWSRELKAAREGNDDVARFLQAHSVASRPARPGVDPGALLAPMWWPLDDREDPALARVATAREEQGGRRIWRVSFETQGNRLGTVQGELVTNGRSLTVDLGVGAPSVARTVRQHLPELEEALKAVPLGLQHLGVSVVRRRESSLQRGVDMEA
- a CDS encoding EscU/YscU/HrcU family type III secretion system export apparatus switch protein, whose protein sequence is MARKHRIPEAAALRYEEGHESAPVVVASGKGVLAERIVEIAREAQIPVVEDAALVSALLALELGEEIPPELYQAVARVLVFVYDLDRKSEVLKR
- a CDS encoding YraN family protein, with protein sequence MTPRELGCLGEDLAAKHLAALGWAVLERNVRLPGGEIDLVAREGDELVLVEVRTRSESRLQEASDTVGPEKLRRLVRAGRNYVARRRYDGFWRIDLLALDRTGSGWSVHHHRDITGGRYDG